A single window of Vigna unguiculata cultivar IT97K-499-35 chromosome 1, ASM411807v1, whole genome shotgun sequence DNA harbors:
- the LOC114181982 gene encoding NADPH-dependent aldehyde reductase-like protein, chloroplastic translates to MATASQAQPQPLPLQDRVAIVTGSSRGIGREIAIHLASLGARIVINYTSNSSKADSVAAQINANSPTPRAVVVKADVSEPNQVKSLFDSAERAFDSPIHILVNSAGVLDGTYPSIGNTTLESFDHTFAVNTRGAFICAREATNRLKRGGGGRIILVTSSQVAALRPGFGVYAASKAAVEAMVKVLAKELKGTQITANCVAPGPIATEMFFEGKSEETVNRIVQESPLGRLGEAKDVAPVVGFLATDAAEWLNGQIVRVNGGYI, encoded by the coding sequence ATGGCCACCGCTTCCCAAGCTCAACCCCAACCACTTCCTCTTCAAGACCGAGTCGCAATCGTCACCGGCTCCTCTCGCGGAATCGGCCGCGAAATCGCGATTCACCTCGCTTCTCTCGGTGCGCGAATCGTCATCAATTACACCTCCAACTCATCCAAAGCCGACTCAGTCGCCGCTCAAATCAACGCCAACTCCCCCACGCCGCGCGCCGTCGTGGTAAAGGCAGACGTGTCCGAACCGAACCAAGTCAAGTCCCTCTTTGACTCGGCCGAGCGCGCCTTTGACTCGCCGATACACATCCTGGTCAACTCGGCAGGCGTCCTCGACGGCACGTACCCCTCCATCGGGAACACCACTCTGGAGTCCTTCGACCATACCTTCGCGGTGAACACGCGCGGCGCGTTTATCTGCGCGAGGGAGGCGACGAACCGGTTGAAGCGCGGCGGCGGGGGGCGGATCATCCTGGTGACGTCGTCGCAGGTGGCGGCGCTGCGGCCGGGGTTCGGTGTTTACGCTGCGTCGAAGGCTGCGGTGGAGGCGATGGTGAAGGTGCTGGCGAAGGAGCTGAAGGGAACGCAGATCACGGCGAACTGCGTGGCGCCGGGGCCCATCGCAACGGAGATGTTCTTTGAGGGGAAGTCGGAGGAGACTGTGAATAGGATCGTGCAAGAGAGTCCTTTGGGGAGGCTGGGTGAGGCCAAAGACGTGGCTCCTGTTGTGGGCTTCTTGGCCACTGATGCTGCTGAATGGCTCAATGGTCAAATTGTTCGTGTCAATGGCGGTTATATTTAA